GTAGaagctgtaaataaaaaaaaaaaacaactatttgAATCTTCATAGCTtcttacagaaaaaatattaaattttcagatCAGCAACATTAAAGTATAAAACTTTAGACCTTTCAATGTCTTTAAAACATGTCAAAACAATTGTATTAGTGtgctaaaaaaatttatacCTGAGTATAGTAATGGTCGAATTCGTGTCTGCTCACTTCGCTGTCGCCTgataatttgaaagaaatgagTGTTACATTTTACGTATATCTCTTATATAATTCAGTTTGAATGTAAGAAAAAACTTGGTCACGATAAAATGCACATTGTCATGTATCAACGAGCCTCTCCATTTTAAAGGAaaggtttaaaactttatcggATCTTTGTAATTGTGCAAGTGCAGAATGGTTTTTTTCtggtatttaattatttaatgttgCATAATTCTGTCATCGTGGATAAAACAATACTTTTATCAGTGAAGATATAACTTTAAATTGATCCATTTTAAATGAAGTAAGATTCAATGAGAAAAAATGTCACAAAGATGCATAAAAAAGGCTGTCCAGAAGAATTGggttaaaatatttaagagGGCAACATCAGTAAAGTTCAATTGTACTTAAATACGTataataattttagaaaatgtaaaacattttcaCTATAACTTACCATTCTGGTTCATAGCGACAAAAGGTTTTTCAACAAATTCATCCTTTGACAGGACGCCATCATGATTTGAgtcaaaattattgaaaacaggATCCTTAAAGATGAAATCAAGTCCGGTGTGGGCGGCAAACTCCTCCTTTGATAAGACTCCATTACCTatgaatgtttttctttttttgtaaaatgatatttttagcaatgcattTGAAATCTTTACTCAATCGAGATTTTCAACACACATGAAAAAACCATCCTCAGGTTGCGGAGAATACTGTAATGTACACGGATCTGAAAGTTCCGTAAAGGTTTTTGGTTGTGTTTATTTTGTCTGTACATGTAGCGGTCTATCTGCAACTTAATTTTTTGGGGTTTCTAATTGACATATCAGTCTGGTCTctaatgtagtttttttttacttttgttttttaGGAAAATTGTTTTTAGCGACCAAATATGACTCACTATCTACTTCCTTGTTTTCGTAGTTAACCGAGTCATGCAATGAATCTGTGTCAGTCAACTAACTGAATGCTATAGCTACCTATAAGGTCTGAAAAAGTGACTGAATTGCAGGTATATGCCGTTCAGTTGCATTTCAGTTACTTCTAAGCCACTTTTAAGTTGACTGAATTAAAGAATTCACTTCATGAATGTTATGTAACAGTTGAAGATGTAACACTTGTCCGCTGAGTAAATTTGAGACTTTCTGTAACGTCTTGTTGCATTGTTGTACTGTTAGCATATggtctttaaaaaatcgttcTGGTTGTTTCCCTTTCAATTCAATAAAAGAGTGTAGTAAGAAAATTGGTTGTGGTATCTTACCGTCTGTATCTCTCATGTCAAACAGTTTAGAGAGTTCATCGTGTTCCAAAAGACCATCTTTAGGATTTACGTCCAGAGTCTGGAATCCAGAGTCCACCAATTGCTGCAGTTCGTGATTGTTAAGATGCTGCCTGTAGAAGGTAGGAtaaaagttatctttcttataaGGTTTTTTTGGGgtacttttcaaaatttataatatccATTTTGTTTGTATAAAGAAGATGAAGATAAAAGAGAAGTGTCCCAAGAATTATAATAATGCAAGTTTTATGCATTATGCAGGTATTTTTAGTTCAAAagggtttttaaaaaactaaatttgATAAACCTAAGCAGCTTTATGATCTAATGACCATACCCAAGGGCCAGTGCAACCAAACAAGTAATGATA
The nucleotide sequence above comes from Magallana gigas chromosome 2, xbMagGiga1.1, whole genome shotgun sequence. Encoded proteins:
- the LOC105324594 gene encoding uncharacterized protein; this encodes MQLVIITCLVALALGQHLNNHELQQLVDSGFQTLDVNPKDGLLEHDELSKLFDMRDTDGNGVLSKEEFAAHTGLDFIFKDPVFNNFDSNHDGVLSKDEFVEKPFVAMNQNGDSEVSRHEFDHYYTQLLHHINQHHG